From one Catellatospora sp. IY07-71 genomic stretch:
- a CDS encoding polyphosphate polymerase domain-containing protein — MRLRPRSAPSAPDVGEPDPGHAPHAAEDRGHALRAPSPLHAFNRYEIKYLVHTSRLAALRAELRARLDLDGHAGETGYGVWSVYYDTRQLRFYWEKIEGLRFRRKLRVRHYGDRATIGDGTTVYVEIKQRVNRVTQKRRVAMPYADARLLCDGRRLAEHQPGQTAFLQEVLGLVQGLDLRPVAMTGYHREAYVGRDADLGLRVTLDHRVRGRDRDFHLGADAASTRTDTDRLRALLQERADALAEHEAIKD; from the coding sequence ATGCGCCTGCGCCCCCGCTCCGCGCCGTCCGCGCCCGACGTCGGCGAACCAGACCCGGGTCACGCCCCGCACGCGGCAGAAGATCGAGGGCACGCGCTGCGGGCGCCCAGCCCGCTGCACGCGTTCAACCGCTACGAGATCAAGTACCTGGTGCACACGTCCCGCCTGGCGGCGCTGCGTGCGGAGCTGCGCGCCCGGCTCGACCTGGACGGCCACGCGGGCGAGACCGGCTACGGCGTCTGGAGCGTCTACTACGACACCCGGCAGCTGCGCTTCTACTGGGAGAAGATCGAGGGCCTGCGCTTCCGGCGCAAGCTGCGGGTACGCCACTACGGCGACCGCGCCACGATCGGTGACGGGACCACCGTCTACGTCGAGATCAAGCAGCGGGTCAACCGGGTCACCCAGAAGCGCCGCGTCGCGATGCCGTACGCCGACGCGCGGCTGCTGTGCGACGGCCGCCGCCTGGCCGAGCACCAGCCCGGCCAGACCGCGTTCCTCCAGGAGGTCCTGGGCCTGGTCCAGGGGCTGGATCTGCGCCCGGTCGCGATGACCGGCTACCACCGCGAGGCCTATGTCGGCCGGGACGCCGACCTGGGCCTGCGGGTCACCCTGGACCACCGGGTACGCGGCCGTGACCGCGACTTCCACCTGGGCGCCGACGCGGCGTCCACCCGCACCGACACCGACCGGCTCCGCGCGCTGCTGCAGGAGCGCGCCGACGCCCTGGCCGAACACGAGGCGATCAAGGACTGA
- a CDS encoding DUF4832 domain-containing protein, with protein sequence MSTRSLRMSIATTLLAAVAVVALPAAPAQAATFTYTADLATAFANPERGYHNRYEIINDPAVNDYVDAATIPGFNPDLLDRTFTRAKNNGNRLIHSYLHLDKYKTAPLPQALLDNLASGLAAVRAAGMKIVLRPAYTWDGYASVDESRILEHIGQVNAVITANADVVLHLETGYLGAWGEWHTGTLTNPSSVEEAPARYRIAKKILDTTPASMPVVMRYPIYIKEVVDPTSCVVPGGCTITQAQKDRVGFHNDCFLADVNDMGTYDNPSWMGWYYIEQKKQWMYDLATSTGFNKMVGGETCGSDGYNDAACVNAQTEMNRLNFSEINEDYAAVNTDKWKAANLAAAGNDPAETCFVRIKRKLGYRLRLQDATFPTSVTPGTNLAFTAHLSNDGWSGLIRTRPVHLVLHSATQRYNLPLNGVDPRAWLPGASTVTANAAVPGNVTAGTYKLALWLPDAAAGLQSRPEYSVRLANTGTWDATNGYNVLSTAVTVGTCTGDCTAPSTPAGLAVTGVTDTSVSLSWSAATDNVGVTGYQVLRNGVQVGTSAGTTLTDTGRSPGQTYQYAVRAVDAAGNASGTSATVSATTTGCSGDCTAPSAPTLSTTGKSDTTVSLSWTASTDNVAVTGYEVFRGSTLVGSPTGTSFTDTGLTASTAYSYTVKARDAAGNRSAASNAVSVTTDATPPAPTGLVLDNFDGTPAYPSSNQNDLGKWTGANCFLDGGGSGVVTGGALSLRYNNCGWFGSDVGVDLTTRTYLVVRIKGAAGGEQAHFNLGLGGATKVFGDFTLDGGARPVITTSYQDIRIPMVANGINRNSPSQLAMGFWYGGSSTVTIDSISFQ encoded by the coding sequence ATGTCCACCCGCTCACTGCGGATGTCCATCGCGACAACGTTACTGGCCGCCGTCGCGGTCGTGGCGCTGCCCGCCGCACCCGCGCAGGCCGCCACGTTCACCTACACCGCTGACCTGGCCACCGCGTTCGCCAACCCCGAACGCGGCTACCACAACCGCTACGAGATCATCAACGACCCGGCGGTCAACGACTACGTCGACGCCGCCACCATCCCCGGCTTCAACCCCGACCTGCTCGACCGCACCTTCACCCGGGCGAAGAACAACGGCAACCGGCTGATCCACAGCTACCTGCACCTGGACAAGTACAAGACGGCCCCGCTGCCGCAGGCCCTGCTCGACAACCTGGCCTCCGGCCTGGCCGCAGTCCGGGCAGCGGGTATGAAGATCGTGCTGCGCCCCGCGTACACCTGGGACGGCTACGCCAGCGTCGACGAGTCCCGCATCCTGGAGCACATTGGCCAGGTCAACGCGGTGATCACCGCGAACGCCGACGTCGTGCTGCACCTGGAGACCGGCTATCTCGGCGCCTGGGGCGAGTGGCACACCGGCACCCTGACCAACCCGTCCTCGGTCGAGGAGGCGCCCGCCCGATACCGCATCGCCAAGAAGATCCTCGACACCACCCCGGCGAGCATGCCGGTGGTCATGCGCTACCCGATCTACATCAAGGAGGTGGTCGACCCGACCAGCTGCGTCGTGCCCGGCGGCTGCACGATCACCCAGGCGCAGAAGGACCGCGTCGGCTTCCACAACGACTGCTTCCTGGCCGACGTCAACGACATGGGCACCTACGACAACCCGTCCTGGATGGGCTGGTACTACATCGAGCAGAAGAAGCAGTGGATGTACGACCTGGCCACCTCGACCGGGTTCAACAAGATGGTCGGCGGGGAGACCTGCGGCTCGGACGGCTACAACGACGCCGCCTGCGTCAACGCGCAGACCGAGATGAACAGGCTGAACTTCAGCGAGATCAACGAGGACTACGCGGCGGTCAACACCGACAAGTGGAAGGCCGCGAACCTGGCCGCCGCCGGCAACGACCCGGCGGAGACCTGCTTCGTGCGCATCAAGCGCAAACTCGGCTACCGGCTGCGGCTGCAGGACGCGACCTTCCCCACGTCCGTCACGCCCGGCACGAACCTCGCCTTCACGGCGCACCTGAGCAACGACGGCTGGTCCGGCCTGATCCGGACCCGGCCCGTCCACCTCGTGCTGCACAGCGCCACCCAGCGCTACAACCTGCCGCTGAACGGCGTCGACCCGCGCGCCTGGCTGCCCGGGGCGAGCACGGTCACCGCCAACGCCGCGGTGCCCGGCAACGTCACGGCGGGCACGTACAAGCTGGCGCTGTGGCTGCCCGACGCCGCTGCCGGGCTCCAGTCCCGGCCGGAGTACTCCGTCCGCCTGGCCAACACCGGCACCTGGGACGCGACCAACGGCTACAACGTGCTGTCCACCGCTGTCACCGTCGGCACCTGCACCGGTGACTGCACCGCGCCGTCCACGCCCGCCGGCCTGGCGGTGACCGGCGTGACCGACACCAGCGTGTCCCTGTCCTGGTCGGCCGCGACCGACAACGTCGGGGTGACCGGCTACCAGGTGCTGCGCAACGGCGTGCAGGTCGGCACCTCGGCCGGGACCACGCTCACCGACACCGGGCGCTCGCCGGGGCAGACCTACCAGTACGCGGTCCGGGCGGTGGACGCGGCGGGCAACGCCTCGGGCACCTCGGCCACCGTGTCGGCGACGACCACCGGTTGCTCGGGGGACTGCACCGCCCCGAGCGCGCCGACCCTGTCGACGACCGGCAAGTCGGACACCACGGTCAGCCTGTCCTGGACCGCGTCGACCGACAACGTCGCGGTGACGGGCTATGAGGTGTTCCGCGGGTCGACCCTGGTCGGCAGCCCGACCGGCACCTCGTTCACCGACACCGGGCTGACCGCGTCGACCGCGTACTCGTACACGGTCAAGGCGCGGGACGCGGCAGGTAACCGCTCGGCGGCGAGCAATGCGGTGTCCGTGACCACGGATGCGACCCCGCCCGCGCCGACCGGCCTGGTGCTGGACAACTTCGACGGCACCCCGGCCTACCCGTCGTCGAACCAGAACGACCTCGGCAAGTGGACCGGCGCCAACTGCTTCCTGGACGGCGGCGGCTCCGGCGTCGTCACCGGCGGGGCGCTGAGCCTGCGCTACAACAACTGCGGCTGGTTCGGCTCGGACGTCGGCGTCGACCTGACCACCAGGACCTACCTGGTCGTGCGCATCAAGGGCGCGGCCGGTGGCGAGCAGGCCCACTTCAACCTGGGCCTGGGCGGCGCGACGAAGGTGTTCGGCGACTTCACCCTCGACGGCGGCGCGCGCCCGGTGATCACGACGTCCTACCAGGACATCAGGATCCCGATGGTGGCCAACGGCATCAACCGCAACTCCCCGTCCCAGCTGGCCATGGGCTTCTGGTACGGCGGCAGCTCCACCGTCACGATCGACAGCATCTCTTTCCAGTAG
- a CDS encoding DUF4832 domain-containing protein: MPSLRKLLAATAAALLVAVSAGTGATAAPAGPPPRPPAGPGPDTSLTTHTYAYADAPLGQPLKGIAPYLFPGDNLSTKFPGGLVWSYFALNEVMKDPANCANIDWSVFEKALDEAAVWSRQVAFRFYLEYPGGSGTHPGNGIPPCLNGKMALRTNGFWGTVSPDYDDPDVINALVTFINAFAARYDKAGPGGTADPRIGYMSLGLVGLWGEWHTWPYDRDLADGYPDLMPTDATIRTLIGAYDTAFDNIQLEVRYPLAGTETANIGFHDDSWPYKEFREGGQLKSMTLPMSMNGWADAFLQLQLNTGTENRWVTQSIGGEARPEIQGQLYANWPGGSGQVDDVLAATELTHITWMINQTGAGGYSPTDPKVAAGIRKLGYNLHIPQANFNATASGSLKVGVTVQNDGVAPFYYPWTVQLGLRNSAGAVVKTWDTPWDLRGVQPLKIRAFPDWNVGADPKYLDFGRPVDFSTTVSTAGVPAGSYSLVLKVRNPLEAVTADVLRARPAASRLTDWIIDQWRPRLPLSFANANQGADGWVDLGAVSTSGTCTGDCTAPSAPAGLAVSGVTNTSVSLSWSAATDNVGVTGYEVFRGGTLVGSPAGTTYTDSGLTASTAYSYTVKARDAAGNRSAAGNTVSVTTSAAPQPPTGLVLDNYDGTPAYPSSNQNDLGKWTGGNCFLDGGGNGVVTGGALSLRYDNCGWFGSDVGVDLSSYTYLVVRIKGAAGGEQAHFNLGLGGSTKVFGDFTLDGGAHPVITTSYQDIKIPMVANGINRNSPSQLAMGFWYGGSSTISIDHITFQ, encoded by the coding sequence ATGCCCTCGCTACGCAAGCTGCTCGCGGCCACCGCGGCAGCGCTGCTCGTGGCCGTGTCCGCCGGCACCGGCGCGACAGCGGCACCGGCGGGCCCGCCGCCGCGCCCGCCGGCCGGTCCCGGCCCGGACACCAGCCTCACCACGCACACCTACGCGTACGCCGACGCGCCGCTCGGCCAGCCCCTGAAGGGCATCGCCCCCTACCTGTTCCCCGGCGACAACCTGTCGACGAAGTTCCCCGGGGGACTGGTCTGGAGCTACTTCGCCCTCAACGAGGTGATGAAGGACCCGGCCAACTGCGCGAACATCGACTGGAGCGTGTTCGAGAAGGCCCTCGACGAGGCGGCCGTCTGGAGCCGCCAGGTCGCGTTCCGGTTCTACCTGGAATACCCCGGCGGCAGCGGCACCCACCCCGGCAACGGCATCCCGCCGTGCCTCAACGGCAAGATGGCGCTGCGCACCAACGGGTTCTGGGGCACCGTCAGCCCCGACTACGACGACCCGGACGTGATCAACGCGCTGGTCACCTTCATCAACGCGTTCGCGGCCCGCTACGACAAGGCCGGGCCGGGCGGCACCGCCGACCCACGCATCGGGTACATGTCGCTGGGCCTGGTCGGGCTGTGGGGCGAGTGGCATACCTGGCCCTATGACCGGGATCTGGCCGACGGCTACCCGGACCTGATGCCGACCGACGCCACCATCCGCACCCTCATCGGGGCGTACGACACCGCGTTCGACAACATCCAGCTGGAGGTCCGCTACCCGCTGGCGGGCACGGAGACCGCGAACATCGGCTTCCACGACGACTCCTGGCCGTACAAGGAGTTCCGCGAGGGCGGGCAGCTCAAGAGCATGACGCTGCCCATGTCGATGAACGGCTGGGCGGACGCGTTCCTGCAGCTCCAGCTCAACACCGGCACCGAGAACCGGTGGGTCACCCAGTCCATCGGCGGCGAGGCCCGGCCGGAGATCCAAGGGCAGCTCTACGCCAACTGGCCGGGCGGGTCCGGGCAGGTCGACGACGTGCTCGCCGCGACCGAGCTGACCCACATCACCTGGATGATCAACCAGACCGGTGCGGGCGGCTACAGCCCCACCGATCCGAAGGTGGCCGCGGGCATCCGCAAGCTGGGCTACAACCTGCACATCCCGCAGGCCAACTTCAACGCCACCGCGTCGGGCAGCCTCAAGGTCGGCGTGACGGTCCAGAACGACGGCGTGGCCCCGTTCTACTACCCCTGGACGGTGCAGCTCGGCCTGCGCAACAGCGCGGGCGCCGTCGTGAAGACCTGGGACACCCCGTGGGACCTGCGCGGAGTGCAGCCGCTGAAGATCCGGGCGTTCCCGGACTGGAACGTGGGCGCCGATCCGAAGTATCTCGACTTCGGCCGGCCGGTCGACTTCTCCACCACCGTCAGCACCGCGGGTGTGCCCGCGGGCAGCTACAGCCTGGTCCTGAAGGTACGCAACCCGCTGGAGGCGGTCACCGCGGACGTGCTGCGCGCCCGCCCCGCCGCCAGCAGGCTCACCGACTGGATCATCGACCAGTGGCGGCCACGCCTGCCGCTGTCGTTCGCCAACGCCAACCAGGGCGCGGACGGCTGGGTCGACCTCGGCGCAGTCAGCACCTCGGGGACCTGCACCGGTGACTGCACCGCGCCGTCGGCCCCGGCCGGCCTCGCGGTGTCCGGCGTGACGAACACCAGCGTGTCCCTGTCGTGGTCGGCCGCGACCGACAACGTCGGCGTGACCGGCTACGAGGTGTTCCGAGGTGGGACGCTGGTCGGCAGCCCGGCGGGGACCACGTACACCGACAGCGGGCTGACCGCGTCGACCGCGTACTCGTACACGGTCAAGGCACGAGACGCGGCGGGCAACCGTTCGGCGGCCGGCAACACGGTGTCGGTGACCACCAGCGCCGCACCGCAGCCGCCCACCGGGCTCGTGCTGGACAACTACGACGGCACGCCCGCGTACCCGTCGTCGAACCAGAACGACCTGGGCAAGTGGACCGGCGGCAACTGCTTCCTGGACGGCGGCGGCAACGGCGTCGTCACCGGGGGAGCGCTGAGCCTGCGCTACGACAACTGCGGCTGGTTCGGCTCGGACGTCGGCGTGGACCTGTCCTCGTACACGTATCTCGTGGTGCGGATCAAGGGCGCCGCAGGCGGCGAGCAGGCCCACTTCAACCTGGGCCTGGGCGGGTCGACGAAGGTCTTCGGCGACTTCACCCTCGACGGCGGCGCACACCCCGTGATCACGACGTCCTACCAGGACATCAAGATCCCGATGGTGGCCAACGGCATCAACCGCAACTCCCCGTCCCAGCTGGCCATGGGCTTCTGGTACGGCGGCAGCTCCACCATCTCCATCGACCACATCACGTTCCAGTAG
- a CDS encoding DUF4832 domain-containing protein: MRRAVRLTVALLATLTVAAATPAVATPAPAAPQWTALSYAPAPADNPLKGFLPFAGSYDDFPHSMEWFYLPLRDVMTGPDEFRWTALERQLNTIAARGHQGVFRFYLDYPGKPTGIPQYLLDQGLTTHAYDEFGNNGVSVAPDYSDPRLVSALENFITAFGRRYDGDPRIGFVTLGLIGFWGEWHTWPYDGWTKPENWMPNSEIQTRILAAFDGSFDKTRLLARYPSAENKELPIGYHDDSFAFETLPPTSWHFVQRLIDNGVTDKWRTEPVGGELRPEIQNCLFEQPVSCGQYEDYAASVDQTHASWLINHQAFATGYTGEEYFRALDAARSLGYELTVTEAAVGAQRVSVRVANRGTAPFYYPWQAELAAIDAAGRVAARWKTSWNVAGIQPGADPAELTTPINTRGLRRGTYDIVLRVANPLPQGIPLRFANTGQDTHSGWLHLGTVTTR; the protein is encoded by the coding sequence ATGAGAAGAGCCGTGCGACTCACCGTCGCGCTGTTGGCCACCCTCACCGTGGCCGCCGCCACCCCCGCGGTGGCCACCCCCGCCCCGGCCGCGCCCCAGTGGACGGCCCTGTCCTACGCCCCGGCCCCGGCCGACAACCCGCTCAAGGGGTTCCTGCCGTTCGCGGGCAGCTACGACGACTTCCCGCACAGCATGGAGTGGTTCTACCTGCCGCTGCGCGACGTGATGACCGGCCCGGACGAGTTCCGCTGGACCGCGCTGGAGCGGCAGCTGAACACCATCGCCGCGCGCGGGCACCAGGGCGTGTTCCGGTTCTACCTCGACTACCCGGGCAAGCCCACCGGCATCCCGCAGTACCTGCTCGACCAGGGCCTGACCACCCACGCCTACGACGAGTTCGGCAACAACGGCGTCAGCGTCGCCCCCGACTACAGCGACCCGCGCCTGGTCAGCGCGCTGGAGAACTTCATCACCGCGTTCGGCCGCCGCTACGACGGCGACCCGCGCATCGGCTTCGTCACGCTCGGCCTGATCGGCTTCTGGGGCGAGTGGCACACCTGGCCGTACGACGGCTGGACCAAGCCCGAGAACTGGATGCCGAACAGCGAGATCCAGACCCGCATCCTGGCCGCCTTCGACGGCTCGTTCGACAAGACCCGGCTGCTGGCCCGCTACCCGAGCGCGGAGAACAAGGAGCTGCCGATCGGCTACCACGACGACTCGTTCGCGTTCGAGACGCTGCCGCCGACCTCCTGGCACTTCGTGCAGCGCCTCATCGACAACGGCGTCACCGACAAGTGGCGCACCGAGCCCGTCGGCGGCGAGCTGCGCCCCGAGATCCAGAACTGCCTGTTCGAGCAGCCCGTCAGCTGCGGCCAGTACGAGGACTACGCCGCCTCGGTCGACCAGACGCACGCCTCCTGGCTGATCAACCACCAGGCCTTCGCCACCGGCTACACCGGCGAGGAGTACTTCCGCGCCCTGGACGCCGCCCGCTCGCTCGGCTACGAGCTGACCGTCACCGAGGCCGCCGTCGGCGCGCAGCGGGTGTCGGTGCGCGTCGCCAACCGCGGCACCGCGCCCTTCTACTACCCGTGGCAGGCCGAGCTGGCCGCGATCGACGCCGCGGGTCGCGTCGCCGCCCGCTGGAAGACCTCCTGGAACGTCGCCGGCATCCAGCCCGGCGCCGACCCGGCCGAGCTGACCACCCCGATCAACACCCGTGGGCTGCGGCGCGGCACGTACGACATCGTCCTGCGGGTGGCCAACCCGCTGCCCCAGGGCATCCCGCTGCGCTTCGCCAACACCGGCCAGGACACCCACTCCGGCTGGCTGCACCTGGGCACCGTCACCACCCGCTGA
- a CDS encoding DUF4832 domain-containing protein, with protein sequence MNSRPRGRVAAALGAAVLGAALVLIAPGAAQAAPAGPPPRPAAPASPDPTLQVHALSAAPGPVDNPLKGWAKFYNPGGNQNTGYPHSLTWGYFGLSEIMTSASNCGSYNWSIIDSMLAETAGYGNQAAIRIYLTYPGGTGSHPANAIPSCFNGNVAMRSDTYWNVTHPDYDSAFLLNAMKNFIAAFGARYDGDPRLGFIHMGLVGLWGEWHTWPYDTDTADGLPNYMPTDANGAQLVAAFDAAFNTTKLEIRYPDAAGGAANSRDIGYHDDSFCFREGSPLQGVSLPMSMGGASYAQLQRKLDVGTENKWITSSMGGELRPEIQSTAFQYWPNGSGAVDNLKACIELDHATWMINEQSGNYAAGDANVAAAVRLMGYNLTVDNAYYKNTASGTTNVGVQISNTGVAPFYYPWTVVLGLKNSAGTVVRTFDTSWDLRTVQPLQIRNFPDWNVGADPSYRAYGYPQYFQTSVSLSGVASGDYQWVMRVRNPLEAVNAAARKLRFANATQQADGWLTLGATTVGTGGGDTTAPSTPSGLNSTGQTASSVSLSWNGSTDNVGVTGYQILRGGTAVGTSAGTTYTDSGLNASTAYTYTVKAYDAAGNHSAASSPLTVTTSASGGSGTTSYEAEASGNTRTGTAAVAACAACSGGSKVGYVGNGATLAFNGVAGGTGGAKTVTVYYTSAEARSAVINGQTVNFPATANWDTVGSASFTLNLAAGSNTITIGNPSGWAPDIDRITVATSGGGTGPASYEAEASGNTRTGTAVVAACGACSGGSKVGYVGNGATLAFNGVAGGTGGAKTVTVYYTSAAARSAVINGQTVNFPATANWDTVGSASFTLNLAAGSNTITIGNPSGWAPDIDRITVS encoded by the coding sequence ATGAATTCACGTCCCCGTGGCCGCGTCGCGGCCGCGCTCGGCGCCGCCGTACTAGGCGCCGCCCTCGTCCTGATCGCACCCGGCGCGGCCCAGGCCGCACCCGCCGGACCCCCGCCGCGCCCGGCGGCCCCGGCCAGTCCCGACCCGACATTGCAGGTCCACGCGCTGAGCGCGGCGCCCGGCCCGGTCGACAACCCGCTCAAGGGCTGGGCGAAGTTCTACAACCCCGGCGGCAACCAGAACACCGGCTACCCGCACTCGCTGACCTGGGGCTACTTCGGCCTCTCCGAGATCATGACCAGCGCCTCGAACTGCGGCAGCTACAACTGGTCGATCATCGACAGCATGCTGGCCGAGACGGCCGGCTACGGGAACCAGGCCGCGATCCGGATCTACCTGACCTACCCCGGCGGCACCGGCAGCCACCCGGCCAACGCCATCCCGAGCTGCTTCAACGGAAACGTCGCCATGCGCAGCGACACGTACTGGAACGTCACCCACCCCGACTACGACAGCGCGTTCCTGCTCAACGCGATGAAGAACTTCATCGCCGCGTTCGGTGCCCGCTACGACGGCGACCCCCGCCTCGGGTTCATCCACATGGGCCTGGTCGGGCTCTGGGGCGAGTGGCACACCTGGCCGTACGACACCGACACCGCCGACGGCCTGCCCAACTACATGCCCACCGACGCCAACGGCGCGCAGCTCGTGGCGGCCTTCGACGCCGCGTTCAACACCACCAAGCTGGAGATCCGCTACCCGGACGCGGCCGGGGGAGCGGCGAACTCGCGCGACATCGGCTACCACGACGACTCGTTCTGCTTCCGCGAGGGCTCGCCGCTGCAGGGCGTCAGCCTGCCCATGTCCATGGGCGGCGCGTCGTACGCCCAGCTGCAGCGCAAGCTCGACGTCGGCACCGAGAACAAGTGGATCACCAGCTCGATGGGCGGCGAGCTGCGCCCGGAGATCCAGTCCACCGCGTTCCAGTACTGGCCCAACGGCTCCGGCGCGGTCGACAACCTCAAGGCGTGCATCGAGCTGGACCACGCCACCTGGATGATCAACGAGCAGAGCGGCAACTACGCCGCCGGCGACGCCAACGTGGCCGCCGCGGTGCGCCTGATGGGCTACAACCTGACCGTCGACAACGCGTACTACAAGAACACCGCGAGCGGCACCACCAACGTCGGCGTGCAGATCTCCAACACCGGCGTGGCCCCGTTCTACTACCCGTGGACGGTCGTGCTCGGCCTGAAGAACAGCGCCGGGACCGTCGTACGCACCTTCGACACCAGCTGGGACCTGCGCACCGTGCAGCCGCTGCAGATCCGCAACTTCCCCGACTGGAACGTGGGCGCCGACCCGAGCTACCGCGCCTACGGCTACCCGCAGTACTTCCAGACCTCGGTGAGCCTCAGCGGCGTCGCCTCGGGCGACTACCAGTGGGTCATGCGGGTCAGGAACCCCCTGGAGGCGGTCAACGCGGCCGCCAGGAAGCTGCGCTTCGCCAACGCCACCCAGCAGGCCGACGGCTGGCTCACCCTCGGCGCGACCACGGTCGGCACCGGCGGCGGTGACACCACCGCCCCGAGCACGCCGTCCGGGTTGAACAGCACCGGCCAGACCGCGTCGTCGGTGTCGCTGAGCTGGAACGGTTCCACGGACAACGTCGGGGTGACCGGATACCAGATCCTGCGCGGCGGCACCGCCGTCGGCACCTCGGCGGGCACCACGTACACCGACAGCGGCCTGAACGCGTCGACCGCGTACACGTACACGGTCAAGGCGTACGATGCCGCGGGCAACCACTCGGCCGCCTCGTCGCCGCTGACCGTCACCACGTCCGCGAGCGGCGGCAGTGGCACCACCAGCTACGAGGCCGAGGCGTCCGGCAACACCCGGACCGGCACCGCCGCCGTCGCGGCGTGCGCGGCCTGCTCGGGCGGGTCGAAGGTCGGGTACGTCGGCAACGGCGCGACCCTCGCCTTCAATGGTGTCGCGGGAGGCACCGGCGGCGCGAAGACGGTGACGGTCTACTACACCTCGGCAGAGGCCCGCAGCGCGGTGATCAACGGGCAGACGGTGAACTTCCCGGCGACCGCGAACTGGGACACCGTCGGCTCCGCCTCGTTCACGCTCAACCTGGCCGCAGGCAGCAACACGATCACGATCGGCAACCCGAGCGGCTGGGCGCCCGACATCGACCGGATCACCGTCGCCACCAGCGGCGGCGGCACGGGTCCGGCGAGCTACGAGGCCGAGGCGTCGGGCAACACCCGGACCGGCACCGCCGTCGTCGCGGCGTGCGGGGCCTGCTCGGGCGGGTCGAAGGTCGGGTACGTCGGCAACGGCGCGACCCTCGCCTTCAATGGTGTCGCGGGAGGCACCGGCGGCGCGAAGACGGTGACGGTCTACTACACCTCCGCCGCCGCCCGCAGTGCGGTGATCAACGGGCAGACCGTCAACTTCCCGGCCACCGCGAACTGGGACACCGTCGGCTCCGCCTCGTTCACGCTCAACCTGGCCGCAGGCAGCAACACGATCACGATCGGCAACCCGAGCGGCTGGGCACCGGACATCGACCGGATCACCGTCAGCTAG
- a CDS encoding carbohydrate ABC transporter permease: MSSTKPRDDRRAAWWFLLPVLVGFAVFYGYPAARGLWYSVTDYTMLNTPSYVGAENYTKLVQDEKFWNALLVTGWYVVLNIGSQTLLALGIATLMHRLTRSVVLRATLLLPWLVPNVTIGLLWMWLLDTNLGFVNQLLHTVGWGPVGFFTDETWAMPTVAGINTWAYTGYTALLLYAGMLQIPQYLYEGASIDGAGEWRMFRRITLPLLRPVLALVLVVSLIGSFQIFDTIAVTTKGGPVSATQVIYYFIYLQAFKYFHMGYAAAAAVFLALILGVLTAIQMRLLRASRSDLA; this comes from the coding sequence ATGAGCTCGACAAAACCGCGAGACGACCGCCGGGCGGCATGGTGGTTCCTGCTGCCCGTGCTGGTGGGATTCGCCGTCTTCTACGGCTACCCCGCCGCCCGGGGCCTGTGGTACTCGGTCACCGACTACACGATGCTCAACACCCCGTCGTACGTCGGCGCCGAGAACTACACCAAGCTCGTGCAGGACGAGAAATTCTGGAACGCGCTGCTGGTCACCGGCTGGTACGTGGTGCTGAACATCGGGTCGCAGACGCTGCTGGCCCTGGGCATCGCGACGCTGATGCACCGGCTGACCCGCTCGGTCGTGCTGCGGGCCACGCTGCTGCTGCCCTGGCTGGTGCCGAACGTGACCATCGGCCTGCTCTGGATGTGGCTGCTGGACACCAACCTCGGGTTCGTCAACCAGCTGCTGCACACCGTCGGCTGGGGCCCGGTCGGCTTCTTCACCGACGAGACCTGGGCGATGCCGACGGTCGCGGGCATCAACACCTGGGCCTACACCGGCTACACGGCGCTGCTGCTCTACGCCGGGATGCTGCAGATCCCGCAGTACCTCTACGAGGGCGCGTCGATCGACGGCGCCGGCGAGTGGCGCATGTTCCGCCGCATCACGCTGCCGCTGCTGCGACCCGTGCTGGCGCTGGTGCTGGTCGTGTCGCTGATCGGCTCGTTCCAGATCTTCGACACCATCGCCGTCACCACCAAGGGCGGCCCGGTCTCCGCCACGCAGGTCATCTACTACTTCATCTACCTGCAGGCATTCAAGTACTTCCACATGGGCTACGCCGCCGCGGCGGCGGTGTTCCTGGCGCTGATCCTCGGCGTGCTCACCGCGATACAGATGCGCCTGCTGCGCGCGTCCCGCTCGGACCTGGCGTGA